A window of Magnolia sinica isolate HGM2019 chromosome 13, MsV1, whole genome shotgun sequence genomic DNA:
CCATTGGGGCAAATCCCATGATCAACGGCTGCGACTGTATTCGCTGTAGGTGCATTCACCACAAGACAGATATGCTCCGCCGCCGCCTGGAGATCGACATTGTCGATCCCAACACCTGCCCTCCCAACAACCTTGAGCTGCCCCCTGGAAGCCTCGAATACCTCCCTCGTCACCTTCGTCCCACTCCACACAATCTTCGAGATCTTCGAGCAGAGCTCCTGTTGGGAGAGGATGTAGGAGCAATCGACGTTGGAGAATGCCCGGAGGAGATCGAGGCCGGCCTCACCGAGCTTCTCCGAGATGAGGACCGTCGGTCTGGGGTTTGCCGATATAGAAGCCATCGGTATTTTTCTTCTTTCGCGAGAGAGTTGATTTTGAGTGGGAGATTTTGAAAGGAGAatagctttgatactctggctgacggtgatggatgatactcaggcacttagaaattgcatatgtggccAGAACTAAGTCGATTAATTGTAGAAATCATGGTTTATACTTTATATTTATCATGAAACAAAACTTAGATTTTTTTCCACATTattcaagggcctgtttgggagcgtggatttggattCGCAACCcctaggattggaaaccccctggattggcaatcctttCTGTGTGtatggcaccctggagtgtgaatcaactttaattcaaaaatacctatacatggtatatttacgggggtttgaatttaattactaaatcaactttaatatccccaattagtgagatatataatttttgacactatggttgtgataagcccactaaaatatatgctttgcctaaaaatgatgaaattccaagtctcaaatgaccgcaagcacaagatcatgtccgagtgactaaccaatgatttttaaccgttgattaatatagacaat
This region includes:
- the LOC131223990 gene encoding D-3-phosphoglycerate dehydrogenase 3, chloroplastic-like, with the translated sequence MASISANPRPTVLISEKLGEAGLDLLRAFSNVDCSYILSQQELCSKISKIVWSGTKVTREVFEASRGQLKVVGRAGVGIDNVDLQAAAEHICLVVNAPTANTVAAVDHGICPNGISLIPCASKQF